The sequence GCCTGAGCTACTACACAGACTTCGAAATGGATGGCTTGCAGATCGACAAGCAGACCCTGAACCTCTTCCGGAGTCGCACCCATCTCCCCAGCGGCACGACCGGCACGACGACTTCCTATGACAACACCCAGTCCTACCAATACGCGATCGCGACGCACCCGTCGATCGGGTTGAACAGCGTCTACGTTGGCGGCCATTACCGCCTTGGCGCGTTCCCCAACGGAAATGCTACGATTATTGGTCATCCGCGAGGCAGCCAGGGCGGACACTTCTACATCAGCACGATCGACGAGATATTCAACCCCGCGATCCTGATGGTCGGCGCGACCGCGCGTGCCACCGATATCGCTTCCGTCACTCGCGGCAGCAATGACTACGGCGGCCGGCATGTTGGGCAGAGCGCCAACCTGAACGTCAATGTCGTCCCGGGTCATCACATGGTGACACCCCCGAACATCGGTTTCCCGACCAACGGCGGCTCCGCACCCGCTTGGATTAACGCTCCGTCGTTCGACAAGACGAAGCCTGCTTGGGCATACGGTGGCGTTGATTTTCGCCATTTCGATAAGGCGGTTGCCGCGATCGCGGACGGTCACGTTGCAACCTTCACCGTGACCCAGATGCGGGATATG comes from Phycisphaeraceae bacterium and encodes:
- a CDS encoding type II secretion system protein, coding for MERPKAKMLRRGGAFTLIELLVVIAIIALLVSILLPALAQAKATGRMIREQSATRQFSTGWLSYANDYRGSVLIPYVHWTHAHPSAGPIQMRPQDSWTDSTKTIEGDVVKTWPLRLSYYTDFEMDGLQIDKQTLNLFRSRTHLPSGTTGTTTSYDNTQSYQYAIATHPSIGLNSVYVGGHYRLGAFPNGNATIIGHPRGSQGGHFYISTIDEIFNPAILMVGATARATDIASVTRGSNDYGGRHVGQSANLNVNVVPGHHMVTPPNIGFPTNGGSAPAWINAPSFDKTKPAWAYGGVDFRHFDKAVAAIADGHVATFTVTQMRDMRIWSNYATSANWTFTRGPGGG